From a single Pseudophryne corroboree isolate aPseCor3 chromosome 6, aPseCor3.hap2, whole genome shotgun sequence genomic region:
- the ELOF1 gene encoding transcription elongation factor 1 homolog, translating to MGRRKSKRKPPPKKKMTGNLDTQFTCPFCNHEKSCDVKMDRTRNTGVISCTVCLEEFQTPITYLSEPVDVYSDWIDACEAANQ from the exons ATGGGACGCAGGAAGTCGAAGAGAAAGCCCCCACCCAAGAAGAAGATGACTGGAAATTTGGACACCCAGTTCACGTGTCCCTTCTGTAACCACGAAAAATCCTGTGACGTCAAAAT GGACAGAACTCGAAATACAGGGGTCATCTCGTGCACCGTATGCCTGGAGGAATTCCAGACCCCGATAACTT ATCTCTCGGAGCCGGTGGATGTTTACAGCGATTGGATCGATGCCTGCGAAGCGGCCAATCAGTAG